The genome window AAGGCTTCGACATCACTAATAATGGTTACGAGTATGCGCTCACTCAACTCCTTATTGGTGTGGCGATTCTCATTCGAGGTGCAGGTCCCATCTCCCTTGTGGAATGGTTCCGTGCAAAGCAAACCACACAATCAAGCTAGTCCGCCACTTTAATAACCCCCTCAAAAATTTAGAGAGCCTCAATTGAGGCTCTCTAAAACTTCGTGGGCAAAAACCTTACGGCTCTTGCCCAGGCCCTAACGGCATAATCTGATTAGGCACGATGTCCTTATCTGTGATGGGCTTCAAACCCAGAATCTGGTCTCTCGACAGTTTGTACGTGATCATAATAAGTCGTCGAGGTTGGGATGGAGGATAGACGTCTCGGGGCGGTGTGTGGCCATCCCAAACCGGAATGGTTTTTCCGTCCCAATTAGGTCCTGTTCCTCCAAAGCCATCTATCATTTTTGTGCCCAACATCTCGGGCGTATTGTCAACAACCACATGAGCCGCATTGCTGTCTGTCATGCCCTCCCCGCTCCATCCGAAACGATCTTGAAGGTGTGGGGCCGTCGTGCGCGGGTCATAACTTAGCACGAGGCGATAATACTCATGAGCAAAGCTGTACATCTTGGGGTCCTTGCTCATATCAATTTCACGCTCGAACTCCGCTTTGCGCACAGCAATAGAGTCCATCATGATGGTCTGATTTGGGTCCACCGCAAAAGCGGTGGTTGTATTGTTGACAATGTGCGGCTTGTAATCCCAATCCTCAAGCAGTACATCAATTCTGGCACCGTCGGCAGCATTGAAATAGCCTTTGATATCGAGAACTTTGGGTCGTTTCACCGTCACGGTTGCCGAGAAGCTAACATCCCAAGGGCCTGGCTTGCTGCTGCCTCCGAAAGGCCACTCTACTCCCGGATATGGCGATGTATTCACGTGATCGTGGTTTATGCTAGTATATCGGTCGAAATACCGCTGATAGTCCTCTGCACGATTATGCAACTCCGCTTGATGAAGCTCGAAGTCGGCAAAGTCTTTCGTTCGACCTCCACGCTGCTTTAAACGTTGTGTGCTGATCTGTATCGCCTGATCCCACACAGCAATCGCATCCGGAATGCGCCCCATTCGTTCGTAGGTATGTGCCAGAATATGCCACACCTTCAACGGGGCACCGTAGGGGTAGTCGTCCGAATCAACCTCTTTGTTCGCCGGCGTGTTGATGGCATCCTGAAAGGCCTCCGCGGCGATGGCGTAGTTCTTGATCTTATCGAAATTCTCCCACCCTTTCTCAAACTTCACGTCATAAATACGTGGGTTGTTACGAATGCCCTCGTTGAGTAAGGCCTCCGATGGCGCGATGTACCGTCTATCGGAACGTTCACCGGTCGAGTCGGTAAAGTTATAGGCCATGTGCCATGCCCCGGTCACGTAAACGTTGGCCGCATGAGGATCAAGCCACGTGATGATACGAACCAACGGCAAGATGGCGTCGTAATCGCCACTGTGGAAAAATTCATCACAACGAACCCACAGTAGTCCAGCTGCTGCCTCGCGAAACCCCAACAAAGGCAGCAACAGAAACTCACTGTTAAGGCCTCCAAGAGCTAGGGCCTCGTTGCGTTCTGTCTTATCGAGCTGCTTACGATAGGGATCAACAGCCTTATGCTGCACGACCCCCGCTATGATCAGCAGTATCACAATAAAGACAATCAGCCCTCGCCCACGACGTTGTACGTCTACGGGAATGATTTTTGCCGGTCGCTTCTCGGTTACAGCCGCCATTGCTACACCTCTCGCCGATCAAAGATGAAGACCGCCAGAGCTAGCAAAACGGCCGAATAGAGAAGCGCATAGGCGATATTATTGCGCATATAGACCGACATATTCACGATATCTTCTTCGGGGTGAATAAGCTGGTTCTGCACGTTAAAGTTGCCGAATTGTGGAAGCAGATAGTGAATCGCTAAACCGACCATCTGAGATATCTTGTTATGAGAGGTCGTTAGAGTATCCGTTACGGAGCTTAAATTCCCCACCAAAAAGATCCCAAAGGAGAGGAAAAAGTTGACCACTGGAGTGGCAAAGGTGGAAAAGAAAATGGTGAGGGCCGCCAAGAGCATCATTTGGAAAAAGGTGAAGATAACTCCGCGCACCATCTCCGGCGGTATCTGATGCTCTTGCATTCGCAGCATCGCTAAAAAGACGATCCCCATCGCGGCAATGTTGATGAACACCACCGCAAAACCACCGAGAAACTTCCCCAAGACGAACTCAAAGCGCTGAACTGGCTTAGATAGCACCGTGTAGATCGTCCTGCGCTCTATCTCAACGGGGATAAGGTAGATGCAAGTGACGATAGTTGTGAAAAGCCCCGCCAATAGAATCGCCGCCAAACCAAGGCTGCGTAACACGGTTTGGCTATCCCGCGGGCTGAGAAAACCGAACACCGGCCCCATGGCGATAAGAAATATCCCGGTAACGAGGAAAATCCACATTACGCGTCGCCGTAAGGCCTCACGAACTGTTTGATGAGCGATTGCATAAATAGCTGCAAACATCCGTTCAGACTCCCTCTTCTGAAGCGGCTCCTATCGAAGCCAGCTCTTCTTTACGTACTGTTTCCACAAAGACCTCCTCTAATGTTCGTCGATGAGGCATCACAGAGATAACTTGCCCTTTCGCGCCTCGCACCAGATCGATAAGTGCCGAAACACGTTCCGGGTCGTTGCTGGAGAGCTTTAGCGTATCGTTACCTATAGGCTCCACGCTCGTGGCAATGGGACGCAGCCGATCGATGAGCCCGTTTGCCAACTCTTTCCCCCGAACGGTGATCTCCGTGTGCTCCCCCTCCACCAACTCTTTAATGGTACCTGTCTTCAGTAATTTGCCGCGATGAATGATGGCAACTCGCGTACAGATCATCTCTACATCGGCTAACTGATGCGAAGAGAGAAAGACCGTCTTGCCCTCGTCTTTCAAGCTGGCCACAATATCGCGCAATTCAGCATGCGCAATAGGGTCTAGCCCCGAAGTGGGCTCGTCGAGGAAGAGAAGTTGTGGATCGTTGATCAGCGCTTGGGCAATACCGATGCGTTGGCGCATTCCCTTTGAGTAACCCCGAATGGCTCGATGCCAGGCATCTGGTTGCAGACGAACTTTCTCGAGGCATATCTGTATTCGGCGCTTTCGCTCCGGCTGAGGAATGCGGAATAGACGCCCGTAAAAGTCCATCAGGTCCCAACCGGTCATCGATTCATAAAAGTAGGTCTCTTCTGGAAGATAGGAGATCAGATGCTTCACCGAATTGTCTCCCATTGGTTTACCGAGGATTGTCGCATCCCCCGCCGTAGGGAAAATGAGGCCAAGTAGCATCTTGATCGTTGTGGTTTTACCGGCACCATTACGGCCGAGAAACCCGAATATCTCTCCCTCTTCTACCTCGAGGTCAAGGTTGTTAACAGCAACAACCTCTTGCCTCTGCCAGACATCAATGTACTTTTTGGTGAGACCCCGGATAGAGATCGCAGTGGTCATAGGTTAGAATTCCTCCCTCCGCACGTAACGGAGCTGTTGTTTTGTGTTTGGGTAATGATGAAGTACAGCAGCGGTCTCCCATGGAGACCACCAAACCGGCGTATTATACCTTACCATCCTATTGGGGCAGCGCACAATCTTAAAAATACGAGAAGTGCTACACTCTCCCGTCTTAATTACGTACTTTCACGCAGGTTTTGTCACAAACATCTCGGTGAGTTACACCCACGTTGCATACACCTAATCTCAAAACTAATCTCCTAAGCCCAACTCACCCGACAACCTATCACATAACTGTCGCACCTCTGCGTTCGCCGGATCGTGCTCCAACACCGTATGAAAAGCCGCCAAAGCTTCTCTAGGACTATCTAATGCCAAATAAACGCAACCAAGCTTAAAGGCCACCTCACACCGCAGAGCGCTCTCCACTATCTGAGCCATTACCGCCTCATATTCCGAACGGGCGTCCTCAGTTCTACCTAAACTCCTCAAAATATCGGCGCGCTCCACACGTACATAGGGATTGCTCGGGTCGTGCACTAAAGCCTCGTCGTAAGCAGAAAGAACGCGTGGGTCAAAATCGCCATGAACCCCTCGCATCAGCCCAGCCCGAAGCCACCATGCCTCCGCCGGAACACCCTCCTTACCGATGAGCTCCTCTAGCATCGTGAGGGCCTCACGCCAACTCCCTGCGCTATAAAGCGCATAGGCGCGCCAAAAACCCTCCTCAGCATCTCCGGCAGAGCCCGACCAACCTTCGATCGCCATTCGCAGCCTCTTTCCAAGGACCGAGCCGCCTTCAGCCTTCCAACTCAAAAACAAATGCGGAGAGGACAGGATTCGAACCTGCGTACCCTTGCGGGTAACCTGTTTTCAAGACAGGCGCCTTCAACCACTCGGCCACCTCTCCAGTCTTTCTAAGATAACCCAGAATGCCAGTTTTCGTCAAGTAGGCCAAGTCAGCTCCTGTCCCCTAAGGAAGATAGCTTGTTCCTGATGGGAAGCGTCTGCTTCCTCCCAGAACATCAGAGCGCTGACAATTTGCCCCCCTGCTTTCAGCTTCAGCGCGGCATGGAAGTCCGCATTGGCCTCAAAGCCACAACGAACACCTCCCAACTTCTCCTGGCTCTTGCGGTTCGCATCTTCGCAGTGACCACATGCTGAGCAAGGCTGTGAAGAGGAGCATAGGTCTCCCTCGATCAAGACAGCACCCCTACAACGCCCCTCATACCCCAGAAACAGCTTGAGTCGGTTAAATGTCCTCGCATGGAGTTCGACTCGCATCTCCCCTTCCAAACCGTCTCCTCGCTGCCGAACCCCTCTCAGGGTTTTGCAAGTGAGTGCCCTTTGTCGGTTGAGGGCAAGAGGAACTAGGTCTTTGGAAATACGGTGTTTTCGTTTCTGACAAACCGGCTCTCTTTCCGCCGTACTTTCTGAAGCTGCTTGCCCGCTAAACGGGTCTTCTTCGGTTGCAAAAGTTGGCGCAGACGGCTGCACTTTCTGCGAACACGTTGGATAGGTGCCCTTGTAGAAACGTTTGCTTCCGAATAGGTCTATGCCGAGGGCAGCTGCACAACGACAGGCTCAGCCCCTGCGAGCCTGACAGCAACCCCAAGGGAGAGACGCCCCTTCCGCAGCAGATGGTGCCCGCCTGTGCGTTGGCCGTGCAGGAGCGCTTTCTGCTCTGCTGAACAGCGGTCTCACGCTTGTTGGCATTGGCGACTTTGACGATGACGCTTCCCCGTGTCGCCTCAAGCCGAGAGTCCGCACTTCATGCTTACTAAGGTACCCGTTCACGAAAAAGTTACAAATGGCAAGACCGCAACCCACGCTTCTCTAAATAGCGCTGGTGATACTCCTCCGCTGGATAAAATTCGGGTGCTGGTAAAATCTGTGTCACAATAGGTCGAGAGTATTTCCCAGAACGCTCCAAACGCTCCCGTGAGGCCTCTGCCGCCTCTTGTTGCTCCGGCGTAAAAGTAAAAATCACGGAGCGGTACTGAGTACCTACATCCGGCCCTTGCCGATTGAGTTGGGTCGGATCATGGCAGTTCCAAAACACCTCTAGGAGCTGATCATAACGGATACGGTCTGGATCGTACTCCACCAAAACGACCTCAGCATGACCGGTAAGGTCTGTACAAACCTCCTCGTACGTTGGATTCTTCGTATGCCCCCCCGCATATCCCACTGTTGTATTAACAACCCCAGGGACCCTACGAAAGGTTGCCTCGACTCCCCAAAAACACCCGGCACCGAACATCGCTTTTTCCGTGGCCATTCGGTCACCCCCTAAAAAAGTTCTATACCATAGAACGTAATCCGCTGCCCATCCGTTCCCCTTAGTAACCCAGCTCATAGGGGATAAGGAAAAGTTCGCACTGTTGACACCGCCAACAATAGGATGCTATACTGATTAGTGAAATTATGCACAAAGTCACTGCTGACGCCATCACTATGGATCAAGCTACTTCTCCAAGCTCGTCAGAACCCTCGCGCGCACGTGATGTGTTCTACGAGCGTGAACGTGGGGTCTATGCATTGCGTATCCTGCGCGATGTCGCCCATGCTGTTGTTCGCTTTCCTAAGGCCGATTCCCGAACAGACGCTATCCAAAACCTGTTCAACACCGTTGCTAAAGCGGGAATCCCTCTTTTTCTTATCAAACTTCATCGCTCTTCCGTTACCTTTGCACTTGCCGGTGCCTACCTTGACAGAGCCGCAGAGGTGCTGCAAACTGCTGGGTACGATGTCTCCACAAGGCGAGACCTCGCCATGGTAACCGTTGTTGCCTCCTCCATGAGAGAGATGGCCGGCATCATGGTGGACATTGCCGACGCCCTCTATGAAGCTGGCGCCCGCATCTATGAAGCCGGCGATTCGCATGATACCGTGCAGTGTCTCATCGAGGCCGATCGAGTTCCCGCCGCCATCGAGCAGCTGTGTAAAGTTTTTCATCTTGATAAGAGTGCTATCCACGAAGAGCATCTGCCCATTCAAGAGCTGCCATCATGAAAATCCTCGTCCAAAAATTCGGAGGTACCTCTGTAGATACCAAAGAGCACCGAGAGATGGCCGTCCGCAAGGTCATCAAAGCGCGAGAGGCCGGCTATTATCCCGTTGTCGTTGTCTCAGCCATCGGGCGTGCGGGCGCTCCCTATGCCACCGACACCCTTGTGCAGTTTCTAAAAAGCATAGACCCCCAAGTGCCCCCAGCCCCACGTGAACTCGATATGATCATGGCCTGCGGAGAGATCATCTCCACCGTGGTGTTCGCCCATACCCTCCAAACATTCGGCTATAAATCCATCGCGCTCTCCGGTGGGCAAGCCGGCATTATCACCGATCCGCAGTTCGGCGATGCACGTATCCGCGAAATACGCCCTCAATATA of Chthonomonas calidirosea T49 contains these proteins:
- a CDS encoding tetratricopeptide repeat protein; translation: MAAVTEKRPAKIIPVDVQRRGRGLIVFIVILLIIAGVVQHKAVDPYRKQLDKTERNEALALGGLNSEFLLLPLLGFREAAAGLLWVRCDEFFHSGDYDAILPLVRIITWLDPHAANVYVTGAWHMAYNFTDSTGERSDRRYIAPSEALLNEGIRNNPRIYDVKFEKGWENFDKIKNYAIAAEAFQDAINTPANKEVDSDDYPYGAPLKVWHILAHTYERMGRIPDAIAVWDQAIQISTQRLKQRGGRTKDFADFELHQAELHNRAEDYQRYFDRYTSINHDHVNTSPYPGVEWPFGGSSKPGPWDVSFSATVTVKRPKVLDIKGYFNAADGARIDVLLEDWDYKPHIVNNTTTAFAVDPNQTIMMDSIAVRKAEFEREIDMSKDPKMYSFAHEYYRLVLSYDPRTTAPHLQDRFGWSGEGMTDSNAAHVVVDNTPEMLGTKMIDGFGGTGPNWDGKTIPVWDGHTPPRDVYPPSQPRRLIMITYKLSRDQILGLKPITDKDIVPNQIMPLGPGQEP
- a CDS encoding ABC transporter permease; this encodes MFAAIYAIAHQTVREALRRRVMWIFLVTGIFLIAMGPVFGFLSPRDSQTVLRSLGLAAILLAGLFTTIVTCIYLIPVEIERRTIYTVLSKPVQRFEFVLGKFLGGFAVVFINIAAMGIVFLAMLRMQEHQIPPEMVRGVIFTFFQMMLLAALTIFFSTFATPVVNFFLSFGIFLVGNLSSVTDTLTTSHNKISQMVGLAIHYLLPQFGNFNVQNQLIHPEEDIVNMSVYMRNNIAYALLYSAVLLALAVFIFDRREV
- a CDS encoding ABC transporter ATP-binding protein codes for the protein MTTAISIRGLTKKYIDVWQRQEVVAVNNLDLEVEEGEIFGFLGRNGAGKTTTIKMLLGLIFPTAGDATILGKPMGDNSVKHLISYLPEETYFYESMTGWDLMDFYGRLFRIPQPERKRRIQICLEKVRLQPDAWHRAIRGYSKGMRQRIGIAQALINDPQLLFLDEPTSGLDPIAHAELRDIVASLKDEGKTVFLSSHQLADVEMICTRVAIIHRGKLLKTGTIKELVEGEHTEITVRGKELANGLIDRLRPIATSVEPIGNDTLKLSSNDPERVSALIDLVRGAKGQVISVMPHRRTLEEVFVETVRKEELASIGAASEEGV
- a CDS encoding tetratricopeptide repeat protein: MAIEGWSGSAGDAEEGFWRAYALYSAGSWREALTMLEELIGKEGVPAEAWWLRAGLMRGVHGDFDPRVLSAYDEALVHDPSNPYVRVERADILRSLGRTEDARSEYEAVMAQIVESALRCEVAFKLGCVYLALDSPREALAAFHTVLEHDPANAEVRQLCDRLSGELGLGD
- a CDS encoding zinc ribbon domain-containing protein, which encodes MRVELHARTFNRLKLFLGYEGRCRGAVLIEGDLCSSSQPCSACGHCEDANRKSQEKLGGVRCGFEANADFHAALKLKAGGQIVSALMFWEEADASHQEQAIFLRGQELTWPT
- the msrA gene encoding peptide-methionine (S)-S-oxide reductase MsrA — encoded protein: MATEKAMFGAGCFWGVEATFRRVPGVVNTTVGYAGGHTKNPTYEEVCTDLTGHAEVVLVEYDPDRIRYDQLLEVFWNCHDPTQLNRQGPDVGTQYRSVIFTFTPEQQEAAEASRERLERSGKYSRPIVTQILPAPEFYPAEEYHQRYLEKRGLRSCHL
- a CDS encoding ACT domain-containing protein; the encoded protein is MHKVTADAITMDQATSPSSSEPSRARDVFYERERGVYALRILRDVAHAVVRFPKADSRTDAIQNLFNTVAKAGIPLFLIKLHRSSVTFALAGAYLDRAAEVLQTAGYDVSTRRDLAMVTVVASSMREMAGIMVDIADALYEAGARIYEAGDSHDTVQCLIEADRVPAAIEQLCKVFHLDKSAIHEEHLPIQELPS